A single Glycine soja cultivar W05 chromosome 14, ASM419377v2, whole genome shotgun sequence DNA region contains:
- the LOC114385450 gene encoding uncharacterized protein LOC114385450 isoform X1: MNKDESDRNEKKAQDIKLWGVFIFGLIGATVTAFSLSRSQAKGGSSFRTAFQEEAWKRYNKRLQEEYEEEMERVERIRRMQSVFNRERDKHRRNYESWKENGAGAHHQHFQRDDWYWKAEASFREQWANQHTQRGSGNYSLSHHYSVLGLDRFRTTPYTEAEIKTAFRTKAKQYHPDQNQDNREAAEAKFKEVICSYEAIQQERKNQNL, encoded by the exons ATGAACAAAGACGAAAGCGATAGGAACGAAAAGAAAGCGCAAGATATTAAGCTTTGGGGAGTTTTCATCTTCGGATTAATCGGCGCCACCGTCACTGCTTTCTCC CTGTCCAGGTCGCAGGCAAAAGGAGGCAGCTCTTTCCGAACAGCATTTCAAGAAGAAGCATGGAAGAGGTACAATAAGCGATTGCAAGAGGAGTATGAGGAGGAGATGGAGAGGGTG GAACGAATAAGACGTATGCAAAGTGTGTTTAATAGAGAAAGGGATAAGCATAGAAGAAACTACGAGAGCTGGAAGGAAAATGGTGCCGGTgcacatcatcaacatttccaAAGAGATGATTGGTATTGGAAGGCTGAAGCATCCTTCAGAGAGCAGTGGGCCAATCAACATACTCAAAGAGGGAGCGGAAACTATTCGTTATCACATCACTACTCAGTTTTAGGTCTTGACAG GTTTAGAACAACACCATATACAGAAGCGGAGATTAAG ACAGCATTTAGGACCAAGGCAAAGCAGTATCATCCTGACCAGAACCAGGATAATAGAG AGGCTGCTGAGGCCAAGTTCAAAGAAGTAATTTGTTCATATGAGGCCATACAACAGGAAAGAAAAAACCAGAATCTGTAA
- the LOC114385450 gene encoding uncharacterized protein LOC114385450 isoform X2, which yields MNKDESDRNEKKAQDIKLWGVFIFGLIGATVTAFSERIRRMQSVFNRERDKHRRNYESWKENGAGAHHQHFQRDDWYWKAEASFREQWANQHTQRGSGNYSLSHHYSVLGLDRFRTTPYTEAEIKTAFRTKAKQYHPDQNQDNREAAEAKFKEVICSYEAIQQERKNQNL from the exons ATGAACAAAGACGAAAGCGATAGGAACGAAAAGAAAGCGCAAGATATTAAGCTTTGGGGAGTTTTCATCTTCGGATTAATCGGCGCCACCGTCACTGCTTTCTCC GAACGAATAAGACGTATGCAAAGTGTGTTTAATAGAGAAAGGGATAAGCATAGAAGAAACTACGAGAGCTGGAAGGAAAATGGTGCCGGTgcacatcatcaacatttccaAAGAGATGATTGGTATTGGAAGGCTGAAGCATCCTTCAGAGAGCAGTGGGCCAATCAACATACTCAAAGAGGGAGCGGAAACTATTCGTTATCACATCACTACTCAGTTTTAGGTCTTGACAG GTTTAGAACAACACCATATACAGAAGCGGAGATTAAG ACAGCATTTAGGACCAAGGCAAAGCAGTATCATCCTGACCAGAACCAGGATAATAGAG AGGCTGCTGAGGCCAAGTTCAAAGAAGTAATTTGTTCATATGAGGCCATACAACAGGAAAGAAAAAACCAGAATCTGTAA
- the LOC114385449 gene encoding probable pectin methylesterase CGR3, with protein MSRRPGNPTRRFGDNGGGLFSSKSRSPPVLSIALVIVGGLFLIGYMYRGSGGSSSRIDSVSRVEGDYLCSGEVQQAIPLLQKAYGDSMHKVLHVGPDTCYVVSKLLKEDETDAWGIEPYDIEDADNNCKALIRRGSVRVSDIKFPLPYRPKSFSLVIVSDALDYLSPRYLNKTLPDLVRVASDGVVIFTGFPTTQKAKVADVSKFGKAAKMRSSSWWVKFFLQINLEENEAAVKKFELASSKSSYVPKCQIFHLKSLH; from the exons atgtCGAGGAGACCGGGGAATCCTACTAGAAGGTTCGGTGACAATGGCGGTGGATTGTTCTCTTCGAAATCTAGGTCGCCACCGGTTTTGTCTATTGCGCTTGTAATTGTG GGAGGTTTGTTTCTCATTGGCTATATGTATAGAGGCTCAG GTGGATCTAGCAGCCGTATAGATTCTGTTAGCAGGGTTGaag GTGATTATTTGTGCAGTGGAGAGGTCCAACAAGCAATTCCCCTTTTACAGAAAGCATATGGAGATAGCATGCATAAAGTTTTGCATGTTGGTCCTGATACTTGTTATGTGGTCTCTAAATTGCTGAAGGAGGATGAAACTGACGCCTGGGGAATAGAACCATATGATATAGAGGATGCTGATAATAATTGCAAAGCACTTATACGTAGAGGCAGTGTGCGTGTGTCTGATATCAAGTTTCCTCTTCCATACAGGCCAAAATCTTTCTCTCTTGTAATTGTTTCAGATGCTCTGGATTACCTGTCTCCCAGATACCTCAATAAAACTCTTCCAGATTTGGTGAGGGTAGCATCTGATGGTGTAGTGATATTTACTG GTTTTCCCACCACTCAAAAGGCCAAGGTAGCGGATGTTTCTAAATTTGGAAAAGCG GCCAAGATGAGGAGTTCATCCTGGTGGGTCAAGTTTTTCCTCCAGATTAACTTAGAGGAGAATGAAGCTGCTGTTAAGAAGTTTGAACTGGCTTCATCCAAGAGTTCATATGTTCCGAAATGCCAGATATTCCACTTGAAGTCACTCCATTGA
- the LOC114385077 gene encoding CSC1-like protein RXW8, with the protein MDIAALLTSAGINIAVCVVLFSFYSVLRKQPSNVNVYFGRRLASQHSRRIDLCLERFVPSPSWILKAWETSEDEILAIGGLDAVVFVRILVFSIQVFSIAAAICTVMVLPVNYNGMGGMRKNIPFESLEVFTIENVKEGSKWLWVHCLALYIITLSACALLYFEYKSITNLRLLHIIGSPPNPSHFTILVRSIPWSSEESYCETVKKFFSYYHASTYLSHQMIYKSGKVQKLKDDAEHICKVIRDASLEKTCKPSFTKCCCYGAPTFSFKKISTETGSTHGRTCNNDLHLDTGKKECPAAFVFFKSRYAALTAAQVLQTSNPMLWVTDVAPEPHDVYWSNICIPYRQLWIRKIATLVASVAFMLVFLIPVTFVQGLTQLDKLQKMFPFLTGILKEKFVNQVVTGYLPSVILVLFLCAVPPVMILLSSVEGSISRSERKKSACFKVLYFTIWNVFFVNVFTGSVISQLLVFSSVTDLPAQLAKAVPLQATFFTTYILSSGWASLAVEVMQIFPLLCNLFQRFILRLKEDALDGSLSFPYHTEVPRILLFGFLGFTCAILAPLMLPFLLIYFFIAYLVYRNQIINVYITKYDSGGQYWPIVHNTTVFSLLFSQLIALGVFGLKRSSVTSGFTIPLLIGTLLFHQYCRQRFLPVFRNNSAQILIDLDRRDEHCGRVEEIYEHLCSAYNQSSLMPHSTSQAKCVSLHEDKDSSPSSSEDMEKGNEKEINQKDRPRPVQRSLSLSSDKSVLGVKQ; encoded by the exons ATGGACATTGCTGCTCTTTTAACTTCTGCTGGAATTAATATTGCTGTGTGTGTGGTgctcttttcattttattctgtATTAAGAAAACAACCCAGCAATGTTAATGTGTACTTTGGAAGGAGACTAGCCTCTCAGCATTCAAGACGCATTGATCTCTGCTTGGAAAGATTTGTTCCCTCCCCTAGCTGGATATTGAAAGCATGGGAAACATCTGAGGATGAGATACTGGCCATTGGTGGCTTGGATGCTGTGGTTTTCGTGAGGATACTTGTGTTCAG TATTCAAGTGTTTTCCATTGCTGCTGCCATATGCACTGTTATGGTGCTTCCTGTAAATTACAATGGTATGGGCGGAATGCGTAAGAATATACCTTTCGAGTCGCTGGAAGTATTTACCATTGAGAATGTCAAAGAAGGATCAAAGTG GCTTTGGGTTCATTGTCTTGCACTATACATCATAACATTATCAGCTTGTGCTCTTCTTTACTTT GAATATAAGAGTATTACTAATTTGAGGCTACTACATATTATTGGATCACCTCCAAATCCAAGTCATTTTACAATTCTTGTCCGATCAATTCCCTGGTCTTCAGAAGAATCATACTGTGAAACCGTGAAAAAATTCTTCTCATATTACCATGCATCAACATATTTGTCACACCAAATGATTTATAAGTCTGGTAAAGTTCAAAAACTGAAG GATGATGCTGAACATATATGTAAGGTAATTAGAGATGCTTCATTGGAAAAGACTTGTAAGCCTAGTTTTACGAAATGTTGCTGTTATGGAGCACCaacattttcttttaagaaGATTTCTACTGAAACGGGTAGTACACATGGGAGAACATGCAACAATGACTTGCATTTAGATACAGGAAAAAAG GAATGTCCCGCTGCTTTTGTGTTCTTTAAAAGTCGGTATGCTGCTCTTACGGCTGCACAGGTACTGCAGACATCAAACCCTATGTTATGGGTGACAGACGTAGCTCCTGAACCACATGATGTATATTGGTCCAATATTTGCATACCATATAGGCAACTTTGGATCCGTAAGATAGCTACCCTTGTGGCCTCGGTTGCCTTCATGCTTGTGTTCCTTATCCCTGTTACATTTGTACAAGGCTTGACTCAACTAGACAAACTTCAGAAAATGTTCCCTTTTCTGACAGGGATACTTAAAGA GAAATTTGTGAATCAGGTGGTGACTGGTTACCTGCCAAGTGTGATATTGGTTTTATTTTTGTGCGCAGTTCCACCTGTGATGATTCTATTGTCTTCTGTGGAGGGTTCTATTTCCCGTAGTGAAAGGAAGAAGAGTGCATGTTTTAAAGTCTTGTACTTCACAATCTGGAACGTGTTTTTTGTTAATGTATTTACTGGTTCTGTAATCAGCCAGCTCTTAGTCTTTTCTAGTGTAACAGATCTGCCTGCCCAGCTTGCCAAGGCAGTGCCACTGCAG GCTACTTTCTTCACAACTTACATTTTATCATCTGGTTGGGCAAGTTTGGCAGTTGAAGTTATGCAAATTTTCCCTCTACTATGCAATCTTTTCCAGAGATTCATACTCAGGCTTAAGGAAGATGCACTTGATGGCAGCCTATCTTTTCCGTACCATACAGAAGTTCCAAGAATCTTACTGTTTGGATTCCTTGGGTTCACTTGTGCTATTCTGGCACCCTTAATGTTGCCCTTCTTGTTGATCTACTTTTTCATTGCTTACCTTGTTTATCGAAACCAG aTTATCAATGTATACATTACAAAATACGATAGTGGGGGACAGTACTGGCCCATTGTTCACAACACAACGGTCTTTTCATTGCTATTTTCTCAACTTATAGCGCTAGGGGTGTTTGGACTCAAACGCTCATCAGTTACATCTGGATTCACCATTCCTCTGCTGATTGGTACACTTCTATTTCACCAGTATTGTAGGCAACGGTTTCTCCCAGTATTTAGGAACAATTCAGCACAG ATTCTTATTGACTTGGATCGGAGAGATGAGCACTGCGGAAGGGTGGAAGAAATTTATGAACATTTGTGTTCAGCCTACAACCAGTCCAGTTTAATGCCACATTCCACAAGCCAAGCCAAATGTGTCAGTCTTCATGAGGACAAGGATAGCAGTCCATCTTCATCAGAAGATATGGAGAAAG GCAATGAAAAGGAAATTAATCAAAAAGATAGACCACGGCCTGTCCAACGCTCATTGAGTTTGAGTTCAGATAAATCGGTACTTGGTGTAAAGCAATGA